The Caproicibacterium lactatifermentans genome contains a region encoding:
- a CDS encoding glycosyltransferase, with protein sequence MKLLILLTTSFPLGSGEDFIPAELARAFGFDRILVCPCSPQKGAVQTKSLPEGCELVQLPRRSLGRSAYMRLLLRSDVRAEISLLAKEGQLNGERTHELLFFAKNAVEIAAALTETISVRPGDEVVLYSYWLYDAAAAGVRFADSLRKQGVTVRQISRAHGFDIHPERRKSGYLPMRRYLFHHLDRICPCSEDGAVVLRQQAGPDAGKIACAYLGTNDNGIGQHSREPFRLLSCSYLVPVKRIHLLIAALQQTDFPVVWTHIGSGPLENELQAEAEKLPPNVTVQFLGQKTNAEVLAYYREHAVSVFVNVSSSEGIPVTIMEAASFGTPVVATDVGGTHEIVKNGENGFLLPADFTPQALLAALQKMRNMDAEAYDGFCRNARKIWAEKFSAEKNYHAFYSALNGGNTL encoded by the coding sequence TTGAAGCTATTAATTCTGCTGACGACTTCTTTTCCGTTGGGCAGCGGAGAGGATTTTATCCCCGCCGAGCTGGCGCGGGCTTTCGGTTTTGACCGTATTCTGGTCTGCCCGTGCAGCCCGCAGAAAGGTGCGGTACAGACAAAGTCTCTGCCGGAAGGCTGCGAGCTGGTGCAGCTGCCGCGCCGCAGCCTTGGCCGATCCGCTTATATGCGTCTGCTGCTGCGTTCCGATGTGCGGGCTGAAATTTCCCTGCTGGCAAAGGAAGGGCAGTTAAACGGAGAGCGCACGCATGAGTTATTGTTTTTCGCGAAAAACGCGGTAGAAATTGCCGCGGCACTGACAGAAACAATTTCCGTTCGGCCGGGTGACGAAGTGGTGCTGTACAGCTACTGGCTGTACGACGCGGCGGCGGCCGGCGTGCGTTTTGCCGACTCACTGCGGAAACAGGGCGTCACGGTTCGTCAAATTTCCCGTGCTCATGGGTTTGATATTCACCCGGAACGGCGAAAAAGCGGCTACCTGCCCATGCGCCGCTATCTGTTCCATCATCTTGACCGCATCTGTCCCTGTTCAGAGGACGGCGCGGTGGTCCTGCGGCAACAGGCAGGCCCGGACGCCGGAAAAATCGCCTGTGCCTACCTCGGCACAAACGACAACGGCATTGGGCAGCACAGTCGGGAGCCTTTTCGCCTGCTGTCCTGTTCCTATCTGGTTCCAGTTAAGCGGATTCATCTTTTGATTGCCGCGCTGCAGCAGACCGATTTTCCTGTTGTCTGGACGCACATCGGCTCTGGTCCGCTGGAAAACGAACTGCAGGCAGAGGCTGAAAAACTGCCTCCAAATGTCACCGTTCAGTTCCTCGGGCAGAAAACGAACGCGGAAGTTCTGGCCTATTACCGGGAACATGCGGTATCTGTGTTTGTCAATGTCAGTTCCAGTGAGGGAATTCCTGTAACCATTATGGAGGCCGCTTCTTTCGGCACACCGGTGGTCGCCACCGATGTCGGCGGCACTCATGAAATTGTAAAAAACGGGGAAAACGGGTTCCTCCTGCCGGCGGACTTTACACCGCAGGCACTGCTGGCCGCTCTGCAGAAAATGCGGAATATGGACGCGGAAGCCTATGACGGATTTTGCCGCAATGCCCGTAAAATCTGGGCGGAAAAATTCAGTGCAGAAAAAAATTACCATGCATTTTATTCGGCCTTGAATGGTGGGAATACATTATGA
- a CDS encoding glycosyltransferase, with protein MKFLYVSNVSKAKQYAGILKKVAGQTEGVAQLGWEAHYTCVDGSSVLLCSADGSKLQRKDFPSGLRWHEQQQSIARCISEFAADGCYDAVYIKGFLANPYALQTAASAKNVNPACRVIFEIATYPYWGEYKRFLHVDLQKKDRRSMAGHLLEIWQHATTVPHMKQYVDALAVFGAPISRLWGIPAITIDNGVAVGKIAPKQVSSSDGTIRLLGVAGTSVAHGYSRVLEGLAQYKKEKAPQDPEVCFEIVGANETIEAMKARAESLSLGSSSAFLGYKNAKELSVLYNQCDAAVSSLGVYQIGLTWLSPLKSREYCAAGIPFLYAYEDTLPKDVAFAMKIPNDSSPVNIAAVVRFVERCRQNPDISRQERQYAADHFDWKIIMEKVLRFAGAADKS; from the coding sequence ATGAAATTTCTATATGTAAGCAATGTCAGCAAAGCAAAACAATATGCTGGCATCCTCAAAAAAGTCGCCGGACAGACAGAGGGCGTTGCCCAGCTGGGCTGGGAAGCGCACTATACCTGCGTAGATGGCAGCAGCGTTTTGCTTTGCAGTGCGGACGGCAGCAAGCTACAGCGGAAGGATTTCCCTTCCGGCCTGCGCTGGCACGAACAGCAGCAGTCCATTGCCCGGTGCATCAGTGAATTTGCCGCGGACGGCTGCTATGATGCCGTATACATTAAAGGCTTTCTGGCAAATCCCTATGCGCTACAGACGGCGGCTTCTGCAAAGAATGTGAACCCTGCCTGCCGCGTTATTTTTGAGATTGCCACTTACCCCTATTGGGGTGAGTACAAGCGCTTTCTGCATGTGGACCTGCAGAAAAAAGACCGGCGCTCAATGGCCGGTCATTTGCTGGAAATTTGGCAGCACGCCACCACTGTACCGCATATGAAACAGTATGTAGATGCACTGGCTGTTTTCGGCGCACCGATTTCCCGTTTGTGGGGAATTCCGGCCATTACCATTGACAATGGCGTAGCAGTCGGCAAAATTGCTCCAAAACAGGTCAGCAGCTCCGACGGCACCATTCGCCTGCTGGGTGTAGCGGGAACCTCCGTTGCGCACGGCTATTCCCGTGTGCTGGAAGGATTGGCACAGTATAAAAAGGAAAAAGCACCGCAGGACCCGGAAGTCTGCTTTGAAATCGTCGGTGCAAATGAGACGATTGAAGCCATGAAGGCCCGTGCGGAATCACTTTCCCTCGGCAGTTCCTCTGCCTTTCTCGGTTATAAAAACGCGAAGGAACTTTCCGTTCTTTACAACCAGTGTGACGCGGCGGTTTCCTCCCTGGGCGTTTATCAGATTGGCCTGACATGGCTGTCACCCCTGAAATCACGCGAATACTGTGCCGCCGGCATTCCCTTCCTGTATGCTTATGAGGATACCCTGCCGAAAGATGTAGCATTTGCGATGAAAATTCCAAATGACTCTTCCCCGGTAAACATTGCCGCCGTGGTCCGCTTTGTCGAGCGCTGCCGACAGAATCCAGACATCTCCCGGCAGGAAAGGCAGTACGCGGCTGACCACTTCGACTGGAAAATCATTATGGAAAAGGTGCTCCGCTTTGCGGGCGCCGCGGATAAATCTTAA
- a CDS encoding O-antigen polysaccharide polymerase Wzy family protein, giving the protein MTAEQLNARSTWRNTLLFGSGSILLILANLLRLSGNSYSTGAVYLLFAANVALNVAILWDLCSHIRRDFPMLVFVISFDILLLGRVYIAFLAKDPDYLLYNLEANSYENLFSALQIVTFALLFVYAGYKLSAPLFFHREKALEKHDPSVFHRSQLTPLIRQISIIMLIISSLAFFYVLLQSILVVLRYGYLGSYTKDLDRSVPSVISRLSMFFVPSFAVFLATLPDRCQLRLPLFVYGIYMLSSLMTGRRNTFVCEALMLLIYFFLRDRIIPKEQRIFQKKHIVPVLIVIALMIYFLEMVAERRAGGSGHRNLFTALSNFLYSQGATYRVVQQMVNYWDYFNHQTSWQFLFYPCTEFVHNNGLLSSILGLSSLTSTQNIPYVMTNYNFGHVLTFMADPSRYLNGGGFGTSFVAEAYVSFGMAGVAIVSGFFGVAFRFFATMLTRSWPVLALSLIAIKNLVYVPRNFALSWVFNVFSITYLLYFILIYLAALLVSGIGAHLRRSRGGIVPFSAGGADPT; this is encoded by the coding sequence ATGACAGCAGAACAGCTGAATGCGCGCAGCACATGGCGCAATACGCTGCTGTTTGGCTCGGGCAGTATTCTTCTTATCCTGGCGAATCTGCTGCGGCTGTCCGGCAATTCGTACTCAACTGGTGCAGTATATCTGCTTTTCGCCGCAAATGTCGCTCTAAATGTTGCTATTCTTTGGGACCTCTGCAGCCATATCCGGCGGGACTTCCCCATGCTGGTCTTTGTCATTTCCTTTGATATTCTGCTGCTGGGGCGTGTTTATATTGCTTTCTTGGCAAAGGACCCCGATTATCTGCTTTATAATTTGGAAGCGAATTCTTACGAAAATCTCTTTTCGGCGCTGCAGATTGTTACCTTCGCACTTCTTTTTGTCTACGCCGGGTACAAGCTGTCGGCACCGTTGTTTTTCCATCGGGAAAAAGCACTGGAAAAACATGACCCCTCTGTATTCCACCGCAGCCAGCTTACACCACTGATTCGTCAAATCAGCATCATTATGCTGATTATCAGCTCGCTGGCATTTTTCTATGTCCTGCTGCAGAGCATTCTGGTTGTGCTGCGGTACGGGTACCTCGGTTCCTATACAAAAGACTTAGACAGAAGCGTGCCGTCGGTTATCAGCCGGCTTTCCATGTTCTTTGTGCCGTCTTTTGCCGTATTTCTGGCCACGCTGCCGGACCGCTGCCAGCTGAGGCTGCCGCTTTTTGTTTACGGGATTTATATGCTCTCCTCCCTGATGACCGGCCGGCGCAACACTTTTGTCTGCGAAGCGCTGATGCTTTTGATTTACTTTTTCCTGCGGGACAGAATCATTCCGAAAGAACAGCGTATTTTCCAGAAAAAACACATTGTGCCGGTCCTCATTGTCATCGCATTGATGATATACTTCCTGGAGATGGTAGCAGAACGGCGCGCAGGTGGAAGCGGACACCGCAATTTGTTCACTGCCCTTTCTAATTTCCTGTATTCACAGGGAGCGACTTATCGGGTTGTTCAACAGATGGTCAACTATTGGGATTATTTTAACCACCAGACTTCCTGGCAGTTTTTGTTCTATCCCTGCACTGAATTTGTACACAACAACGGCCTGCTCAGTTCTATTTTGGGCCTTTCTTCCTTAACGAGCACTCAGAATATTCCGTATGTTATGACCAATTACAACTTTGGTCATGTGCTGACCTTTATGGCGGACCCGTCCCGGTACCTAAACGGCGGCGGCTTTGGGACCTCTTTTGTTGCAGAAGCCTACGTTTCTTTCGGCATGGCGGGCGTTGCCATCGTCAGCGGTTTCTTTGGTGTTGCGTTCCGTTTCTTTGCCACCATGCTCACCCGCTCCTGGCCAGTTCTTGCCCTTAGCTTAATTGCCATAAAGAACCTGGTTTATGTGCCTCGCAACTTTGCCTTATCCTGGGTTTTCAATGTATTCAGCATTACCTACCTGCTTTACTTTATCCTCATTTATCTGGCGGCACTGCTGGTTTCCGGAATTGGCGCGCACCTGCGCCGGTCACGGGGCGGCATTGTTCCCTTCTCTGCAGGAGGTGCTGATCCCACTTGA
- a CDS encoding lipopolysaccharide biosynthesis protein, with protein MKKKDRRIHSDVVRDSLNTFGTNAFGAVLALISSIVVLRRVDPTIKGYYNAVQNWGGGFYTIIGLSVAASIIYFVARYKIENTRKPIVKLGAVIFVVIAVIGTAILIALRKSSFFNKTPSPFLVAIVVYALSSLVLNLCTGVLRGENKFKSFNMINLLQRILAMILALYIAFRPSASIWIWGTVAISCGMIVFGLVCIRRWNGPRPKPAPDDDYPVPANSMIKYSLKAHVSNVLTYINTFLGTYIVQGKFGIKNLGVYSTAFTIMQQVWILPDAVSQVIMSRIAAMSEQKDKLHLTLISTKMVTYVTTVAALLILWMANVFVPWLFPMYTGALAPLSYLIVGSIFISYSKVLGNSIAAYGRPELNILPTALGVASNCVACLIFIPLLGINGVALSTSISLTVQGLSSIVIFCRYSHTPFVRLLVPSREELNAVKQIFKHK; from the coding sequence ATGAAGAAAAAAGACAGAAGAATTCACAGCGATGTGGTGCGGGATTCTCTCAACACGTTTGGAACCAATGCATTTGGTGCGGTGCTGGCACTCATTTCCTCTATTGTAGTGCTTCGCCGGGTGGACCCAACCATAAAAGGTTACTACAATGCGGTGCAGAACTGGGGCGGCGGCTTTTATACCATCATTGGGTTAAGCGTAGCGGCCTCTATTATTTATTTCGTCGCGCGATATAAGATTGAAAATACCCGGAAGCCCATTGTAAAACTGGGAGCAGTCATTTTCGTGGTGATTGCGGTTATTGGCACGGCAATTTTGATTGCACTGCGAAAAAGTTCGTTTTTCAACAAGACACCGTCGCCGTTTTTGGTGGCGATTGTAGTCTATGCGCTGAGTTCCCTGGTGCTGAACCTGTGTACCGGTGTGCTGCGCGGTGAAAATAAGTTTAAGTCCTTTAATATGATTAACCTGCTGCAGCGAATTTTGGCAATGATTTTAGCCCTTTACATTGCATTCCGACCATCGGCAAGCATTTGGATTTGGGGAACCGTAGCCATTTCCTGCGGAATGATTGTATTTGGTCTAGTGTGTATCCGCCGCTGGAACGGTCCGCGGCCTAAGCCTGCACCGGACGATGATTATCCGGTACCGGCTAACTCCATGATTAAGTACAGCCTGAAAGCCCATGTCAGCAACGTCCTGACCTACATCAATACATTCCTCGGTACCTATATTGTACAAGGAAAGTTTGGCATTAAAAACCTTGGCGTCTACTCTACGGCATTTACCATTATGCAGCAGGTGTGGATTCTGCCGGATGCGGTCAGCCAGGTCATTATGAGCCGCATTGCGGCTATGAGTGAGCAGAAAGACAAACTGCACCTAACATTGATATCTACGAAGATGGTTACCTATGTAACAACGGTGGCGGCACTGCTGATTCTGTGGATGGCAAATGTTTTTGTGCCGTGGCTGTTTCCAATGTATACGGGAGCGCTGGCACCGCTGTCATACCTCATTGTCGGCTCCATCTTTATTTCCTATTCCAAGGTGCTGGGCAATTCCATAGCTGCCTACGGTCGGCCGGAGCTTAATATCCTGCCCACTGCGCTGGGTGTCGCTTCCAACTGTGTAGCGTGCCTGATTTTTATTCCGTTGCTTGGCATTAACGGCGTGGCACTGTCCACCTCTATTTCTCTGACGGTGCAGGGGCTTTCCAGTATCGTTATTTTTTGCAGATACTCCCATACACCGTTTGTTCGTCTGCTGGTACCAAGCCGTGAAGAGCTGAATGCTGTAAAACAAATATTCAAACATAAATAA
- the ilvN gene encoding acetolactate synthase small subunit yields the protein MKHTLSVLVENQPGTLSKVAGLFSRRGFNIDSLAVGVTEDPAVSRMTIVVNGDEHMVEQVEKQLNKLIQVIKVRVLEPGHFISRELSLVKVNCRTPDRGDVMKIAELMQARIVDVTTTTLTLEFCDTDERTATLLALLRPFGFKEVVRAGAIAVEKGSK from the coding sequence ATGAAACATACGCTTTCTGTTTTGGTGGAAAACCAGCCGGGCACCCTTTCCAAAGTGGCAGGGCTTTTTTCCCGGCGCGGCTTCAACATCGACTCTCTTGCAGTCGGTGTGACAGAGGACCCTGCCGTTTCCCGCATGACCATTGTGGTGAACGGTGACGAGCACATGGTTGAGCAGGTAGAAAAGCAGCTAAATAAGCTGATTCAGGTCATTAAGGTACGCGTGCTGGAACCCGGCCATTTCATTTCACGGGAGCTTTCCTTAGTAAAGGTAAACTGCCGTACCCCGGACCGCGGCGACGTCATGAAGATTGCGGAGCTTATGCAGGCACGCATTGTGGACGTAACCACCACAACGCTGACACTGGAGTTTTGCGATACAGACGAACGCACCGCTACCCTGCTGGCCCTATTGCGGCCCTTCGGCTTTAAAGAAGTCGTACGGGCCGGTGCCATTGCCGTTGAAAAAGGCAGCAAATAA
- a CDS encoding glycosyltransferase: protein MELMYLTFQEDALLYVGVTRKIRSQVHAFQQLGYHVTYSLWKGCEYRFVTENGTQIKKLTGGSGMMHQLADAAKEYLSQHSFDVLYMRLDRISFDVLEICRITRRNGTRRIIIELPNYPYIADYISSVDHVHPLTKRVSAKAHVLAFAAEDRLSALGLKGLVDAVALIGNPSDHFFGVKAINISNGIDVNAMKPVPLKSSPDEIVLIGVAGTLWWQAYDRILEGMYRYKKAEPHRKPHIRFIMVGGDPKEMPDFRAQIRKYGLQEDVECPGFKTGKELENLYARADLGVSKLGCYRRGLQACSSLKAREYCAQGLPFIYTCEDSLEKGNSAFALQVPNDPSPVDMNMVVKFVLNCRQHPEITAQERQFAMDHFDWKMIMEKVLRFAGVADDSNHKEDPHQ, encoded by the coding sequence ATGGAACTCATGTATCTAACTTTTCAGGAAGATGCCCTTCTCTATGTCGGCGTCACCCGTAAGATACGTTCACAGGTCCACGCCTTCCAGCAGTTGGGGTATCATGTTACCTACTCCCTTTGGAAAGGCTGTGAATACCGCTTTGTTACAGAAAACGGGACTCAAATAAAAAAGCTTACCGGCGGCAGCGGAATGATGCATCAGCTTGCGGATGCTGCAAAAGAGTATTTGTCGCAGCATTCCTTTGACGTTTTGTACATGAGGTTGGACCGCATCAGTTTTGATGTTCTGGAAATCTGCAGAATTACGCGCCGGAACGGCACTAGACGCATTATTATCGAGCTGCCAAATTACCCCTATATTGCGGACTACATCAGCAGCGTCGACCATGTGCATCCTCTGACAAAGCGTGTTTCCGCCAAAGCCCATGTCCTTGCCTTTGCCGCGGAGGACCGTCTTTCCGCCTTGGGACTGAAAGGGCTTGTGGATGCCGTTGCCCTGATTGGCAACCCAAGCGACCATTTCTTTGGTGTAAAGGCAATCAATATCAGCAATGGGATTGATGTGAATGCCATGAAGCCGGTGCCACTGAAGTCCAGCCCGGACGAAATTGTTTTGATTGGAGTGGCAGGTACTCTTTGGTGGCAGGCATATGACCGCATTCTGGAAGGGATGTATCGCTATAAAAAGGCGGAACCACACCGCAAACCGCATATTCGGTTTATCATGGTGGGCGGCGACCCCAAGGAAATGCCGGACTTCCGTGCGCAAATCAGGAAATACGGCCTGCAGGAAGATGTGGAATGCCCCGGCTTTAAAACGGGAAAAGAGTTGGAAAACCTATACGCAAGGGCTGACCTTGGGGTTTCCAAACTGGGCTGCTACCGGCGGGGCCTGCAGGCCTGCTCTTCCCTAAAGGCACGCGAATACTGCGCGCAGGGTCTGCCTTTCATCTACACCTGTGAGGATTCCCTGGAAAAGGGAAACTCCGCTTTTGCCCTGCAGGTACCAAATGACCCTTCCCCCGTAGATATGAATATGGTCGTCAAATTTGTGCTGAACTGTCGGCAGCATCCGGAAATTACTGCCCAGGAACGTCAGTTTGCCATGGACCATTTTGATTGGAAAATGATTATGGAAAAGGTACTCCGCTTTGCGGGTGTTGCCGATGACTCAAACCATAAGGAGGACCCACACCAATGA
- a CDS encoding TIGR04002 family protein translates to MKNKSLHLGVMAALFGALIFVVTAYILHIPTPATGGYIHLGDAFVYLAASMLPAPYAVAAAGIGEAMSDALTGSLVYALPTLLIKSAMALCFSTAGAKLLTRRNALATIAAGAICVGGYYLTEAFLMHSMVSPLVEIPANLVQAAASAVIYLLAARALDRLQMKKKVAAFVQ, encoded by the coding sequence GTGAAAAACAAATCCCTGCATCTTGGTGTTATGGCTGCGCTGTTTGGCGCACTCATTTTTGTAGTGACGGCTTATATTCTGCATATTCCAACGCCGGCAACCGGCGGCTATATCCATCTGGGTGACGCTTTCGTCTATTTGGCGGCCAGTATGCTGCCCGCACCGTATGCGGTGGCAGCCGCCGGAATAGGGGAGGCAATGTCGGATGCACTGACGGGCAGCCTAGTGTATGCCCTGCCGACACTGCTGATTAAATCGGCGATGGCGCTGTGCTTTTCCACGGCCGGTGCCAAGCTGCTGACACGGCGCAATGCCCTTGCTACCATTGCGGCTGGCGCCATTTGTGTTGGCGGCTACTACCTGACAGAGGCGTTCCTGATGCACAGCATGGTTTCACCGCTGGTGGAAATTCCGGCAAACTTGGTGCAGGCAGCTGCCAGTGCGGTTATTTATCTGCTGGCGGCACGTGCACTGGACCGTCTGCAGATGAAAAAGAAAGTGGCGGCTTTCGTTCAGTAA
- the ilvC gene encoding ketol-acid reductoisomerase translates to MPKIYYDADCDINVLKGKTVAVIGFGSQGHAHALNLRDSGVNVIVGLYKGSKRWGHVEKDMGFKVMTTAEATKAADIIMVLAPDEKQSQIYKDDIAPYLTSGKALAFAHGFNIHYGQIVPPKDVDVFMIAPKAPGHTVRSEFVEGKGTPALIAVYQDASGHCQDIALAYGAALGAARAALMETTFKIETETDLFGEQAVLCGGVTALMKAGFETLVEAGYPPENAYFECIHEMKLIVDLIYTGGFSFMRYSISDTAEYGDYETGKRIITPEVKASMKQVLNEIQDGTFASKWIAENKNGRCHFNACRKMSAEHQLEKVGSELRKMYSWNNKNDKYAD, encoded by the coding sequence ATGCCAAAGATCTATTACGACGCAGACTGCGACATCAACGTACTGAAAGGAAAGACTGTGGCCGTCATTGGCTTCGGTAGCCAAGGCCATGCACACGCGCTTAACCTGCGCGACAGCGGTGTCAACGTCATTGTTGGTCTGTATAAGGGCAGCAAGCGCTGGGGACATGTGGAAAAAGACATGGGATTCAAGGTTATGACCACTGCAGAAGCTACAAAGGCTGCTGACATTATTATGGTTCTGGCCCCGGATGAGAAACAGTCTCAGATTTATAAGGACGACATTGCACCGTATCTGACCTCTGGCAAGGCACTTGCCTTCGCACATGGCTTTAACATTCATTACGGCCAAATCGTTCCGCCGAAGGATGTAGATGTCTTTATGATTGCCCCGAAGGCTCCGGGTCACACTGTGCGCAGTGAGTTCGTCGAAGGCAAGGGCACCCCGGCACTGATTGCCGTCTATCAGGACGCTTCCGGTCACTGCCAAGACATCGCGCTGGCTTACGGCGCAGCACTGGGCGCCGCACGCGCTGCTCTGATGGAAACAACCTTTAAAATTGAAACCGAAACAGACCTGTTCGGCGAGCAGGCTGTCCTTTGCGGCGGTGTAACTGCCCTGATGAAGGCCGGCTTTGAAACTCTGGTAGAGGCTGGTTATCCGCCGGAGAATGCTTACTTCGAGTGCATTCATGAAATGAAATTGATTGTTGACCTGATTTATACAGGCGGCTTCAGCTTCATGCGCTACTCCATCTCTGACACCGCTGAATATGGCGATTATGAGACTGGCAAACGCATCATCACCCCTGAAGTGAAAGCTTCCATGAAACAGGTCCTCAATGAAATCCAGGATGGTACATTTGCTTCCAAGTGGATTGCCGAAAACAAGAACGGCCGCTGCCACTTCAACGCATGCCGCAAGATGAGCGCAGAACATCAGCTGGAGAAAGTTGGTTCCGAGCTGCGCAAGATGTATTCCTGGAACAACAAGAACGACAAATACGCCGACTAA
- a CDS encoding polysaccharide biosynthesis tyrosine autokinase, whose protein sequence is MELYASFSDVMHFFKRNWVKFLLVILLFGVVCGLLPLKLAKYTYTTNSTLTINCQLPGNASTDFREQYTGILYNRVQSVLVQSNSNSLVEKTTQRLGLKKGEISKITGEQMRSAPAVKLTVQTTNADMAAKIADTAADILGEEVVQRFPSPKLSAFISDRAVLVVSHSKKSAMIKSGILGLAFGFIVFLCYGLIRVLSNHSIRSGKGSAELVGAKCLGEIPHGDGRKQADAFRELRTVLLNQTKTSRSLLIEDTGKDSGAPQTAAGLAVSLAQAGRRVLAVDADLRSPQMADLLGVKPAQNLRDVLIGRSTLAEAAEAVPDHDGLFLLAGASGKDDPADLLARSFPAVLKEAETQYDSVIICAPSQPDYPDADSIAAFPQAVLCTAKYGQTSFSTARSAVSASADVGGKVAGFVVVGA, encoded by the coding sequence ATGGAGCTGTATGCAAGTTTTTCTGACGTCATGCATTTCTTTAAGCGAAACTGGGTCAAATTTCTTCTGGTCATCCTTCTGTTTGGTGTTGTGTGTGGATTGCTTCCCCTAAAGCTGGCCAAGTACACTTATACCACCAACAGCACCCTGACTATCAACTGCCAGCTGCCAGGAAATGCTTCCACTGATTTTCGTGAGCAGTACACCGGCATTCTCTACAACCGTGTGCAGTCCGTTCTGGTACAGTCCAATTCCAACAGCCTTGTGGAAAAAACGACCCAGCGTCTTGGCCTGAAAAAGGGCGAAATCAGCAAGATTACCGGTGAACAGATGAGAAGTGCGCCGGCCGTAAAGCTGACCGTGCAGACCACCAACGCGGACATGGCCGCAAAAATTGCCGACACTGCCGCCGATATTCTGGGAGAAGAAGTAGTTCAGCGGTTCCCCTCGCCGAAGCTTTCCGCTTTCATCAGCGATAGGGCAGTTCTGGTCGTCAGCCACTCCAAAAAATCTGCTATGATAAAATCCGGCATTCTGGGCCTTGCCTTTGGTTTTATTGTCTTCCTCTGTTACGGACTTATCCGTGTTCTTTCCAACCACTCTATCCGCAGCGGCAAAGGTTCTGCCGAACTGGTCGGCGCCAAATGCCTGGGTGAGATTCCACACGGTGACGGCAGAAAACAGGCGGATGCTTTCCGTGAACTGCGCACTGTGCTGCTGAACCAGACAAAAACTTCCAGGAGCCTGCTGATAGAGGACACCGGAAAGGACAGCGGTGCACCGCAGACCGCAGCTGGTCTTGCAGTTTCTTTGGCCCAAGCCGGACGCCGTGTTTTGGCTGTGGACGCTGACCTGCGCAGCCCACAGATGGCTGACCTTTTGGGCGTAAAGCCCGCACAGAACCTGCGGGACGTTCTGATAGGCCGCAGTACCCTGGCAGAAGCCGCAGAGGCGGTTCCGGATCATGACGGTCTGTTCCTTCTGGCAGGTGCTTCTGGAAAAGACGACCCAGCTGACCTTTTGGCCCGCAGTTTTCCCGCCGTGCTGAAGGAAGCTGAAACGCAGTATGACAGTGTGATTATCTGCGCGCCGTCCCAGCCGGACTACCCGGACGCAGACAGCATTGCCGCCTTCCCGCAGGCCGTCCTTTGCACTGCAAAATATGGACAGACCTCCTTTTCCACAGCACGCAGCGCTGTCAGCGCTTCCGCAGACGTCGGCGGCAAAGTGGCTGGTTTTGTCGTAGTAGGCGCCTGA
- a CDS encoding DUF975 family protein produces the protein MNWQRSILKDNAKISLHNCYWVSFAVSLVATLLSGGIFSIYSSFQHLVKKLHDFQDGLFLRNEWSGADFSWHHSFGFFPTISSILALLTLLVAIFIGAAMMVGASRYYLHKRFGDTHFSTLFSGFQQSWGNTVGVLFTTNLFIFLWSLLFIVPGIVKRYQYYYVDFLLADNPSLTGKRAREISWMLSDGEKGRLFLFDLSFFWWYILVGLTSLITLGLSVSFLMPYVESARAELYIYVRDRAIQMNQLNPAELCLQPANSQPQ, from the coding sequence ATGAACTGGCAACGTTCCATTCTGAAGGACAACGCAAAAATTTCCCTACACAACTGTTACTGGGTAAGCTTTGCTGTTTCGTTGGTGGCAACGCTGCTGAGCGGCGGTATTTTTTCCATATACAGCTCTTTTCAGCATCTAGTTAAAAAGCTGCACGACTTCCAAGACGGCCTTTTCTTGCGGAATGAATGGAGTGGGGCTGACTTTTCATGGCACCACAGCTTCGGCTTCTTCCCAACGATTTCTTCCATTCTGGCCCTGCTGACACTGCTGGTCGCCATTTTTATCGGCGCAGCTATGATGGTAGGTGCCAGCCGCTACTACCTGCACAAACGCTTTGGTGACACCCACTTCTCCACTCTGTTCAGCGGCTTTCAGCAGAGCTGGGGGAACACCGTCGGCGTTCTTTTCACGACCAATCTTTTTATTTTTTTGTGGAGCCTATTGTTTATCGTTCCGGGCATTGTAAAGCGCTATCAGTATTATTATGTAGATTTTCTGCTGGCAGACAATCCCAGCTTGACCGGAAAACGCGCACGGGAAATCAGTTGGATGCTGTCAGACGGTGAAAAAGGGCGCCTTTTCCTGTTTGACCTTTCCTTTTTCTGGTGGTATATACTGGTGGGGTTGACCAGCCTGATAACGCTGGGCCTGAGCGTATCTTTCCTGATGCCTTATGTGGAAAGCGCCCGTGCAGAACTGTACATTTATGTACGTGACCGCGCGATTCAAATGAACCAGCTGAATCCCGCCGAGCTCTGCCTGCAGCCGGCGAACAGCCAGCCGCAGTAA